ATGCGCGGCCACGCCTCGCAGGACACCCGGTTCTTCGGGCACCCGCTCGGCCTGTCGACGCTGTTCTTCACCGAGATGTGGGAGCGGTTCTCGTACTACGGCCTGCGCCCGCTGCTGGTGCTGTTCATGACGGCGGCGGTAACCAGCGGCGGCTTCGGATTCGACCGCGGCGAGGCGTCGGCCATCGTGGGCATCTACGGCTCGCTGGTGTACCTGGCATCGCTGCCGGGCGGATGGGTGGCCGACCGGCTGCTGGGGCTGCGGCGGGCCATCTTCGTGGGCGCGGCGCTGATCACGGCGGGCCACTTTTCCATCGGCCTGTCGTACTTCGGCGGCGAGGGCACGCTCGGCAAGTCGATGTTCTTTCTGGGCCTGCTGCTGATCGTCTGCGGCACCGGCCTGCTGAAGCCCAACATCTCGGCCATCGTGGGCGACCTGTACCCCGAGGGCGGGTCGCGGCGCGACGCGGGGTTCAGCATCTTCTACATGGGCATCAACCTGGGCGCCTTCGCCGGCCAGCTGATCACCGGCGCGCTGGGCGAAAAGGTGGGCTGGCATGCGGGCTTCACGGCAGCCGGCGTGGGCATGCTCTTCGGCCTGCTGTGGTACTCGCTGCGCGCGCAGAAGACGCTGGGCGACATCGGCAACGAGCCCACGCGGCATCCGGACCCCGTGGTGCAGGCGCGGCAGGAGCGCACGGTGAAGGGCGTGATCAGCGCCATCGGCATCGCCATCGCCATCGTGTTCATCCTGGGCGCCACCAAGATGATCCACCTGGACGCGCAGGCGATCGGTGGATACATGACGTACGTGCTGGTGGGCACCGCGGCCGTCTACTTCGGCTACATCTTCATCTTCGGCGAGCTGACTCGCGACGAGGTGAAGCGGGTGGCGGTGATCATGGTGCTGTTCATCTTCGCGGCGATCTTCTGGAGCGCCTTCGAGCAGGCGCCCACCTCGCTGAACCTGTTCGCGGCCGACTTCACCGACCGCAACATCGGCGGCTGGGAGATGCCGGCCACCTGGTTCCAGGCCATCAACTCGTTCTTCGTGATCGCGCTTGCGCCGGTGTTCGCCGCGCTCTGGCTGACGCTGGGCCGCCGCAACCGCGACTTTTCCAGCCCCGGCAAGTTCTCGCTGGGCCTGTTCTTCGCCGGCGTGGGCTTTCTGCTGATGATCTTCGCCGCCAACAAGGTGGTGGCCGGCGGCGGTCAGGTGATGGTTTCGCCCTGGTGGCTGGTGGGCAGCTACTTCTTTCAGACGGTCGGCGAGCTGTGCCTGAGCCCGGTGGGCCTGTCGTCGATGACCAAGCTGTCGCCGCGCAAGTTCGTGGGGCAGATGATGGGGATCTGGTTCCTGGCGTCGTCCGTCGGCACGCTGATCGGCGGCCTGGTGGGCGGCCACGTGGACCCCGAGAAGCTGGAGCAGATGCCCCGCCTGTTCACGGTGACCACGGCGTCGCTGTTCATCGCCGCGGCGGTGCTGGCGCTGCTGAGCATTCCCATCCGGCGGATGATGCGCGAAGAGGGCGGAGCGGCGGGCGCGCACTGAGCCTCGTCGCCACGCAGTGAGCGGCGCCGCGCGCGAACCGGGTTCGCGCGCGGCGTTCTTGTTTCGGGGGCACCCGCCGCATGCGCCGGTGTATGGGCAACCCGACCACGCACAACGAGATAGGGATGACGGACGACGAGATCGGGGAGCGCCTCCGCGACCGCGGGCTGGAAGAGGACTACATCCGCGAGCTGCTGGCCAGCCTGGGCTTCGACCCCGCGGAGGGGTTCACGGTGGACAGCATCGAAGCGCTGGACACGGCCACCATGCCGCAGCGGCGGAAGGCGGCGCTGCGCACGCTGGCGCTGGCGGATGATGCCGAGGGAAGTGCGTGAGTGCGTGAGTGCGTTAGTGCGGAAGTGCGGAAGTGTGGATAGCCCTTCTCCGGTGCGCTGGGGGAGGGCCTTTCGTTTCCGCGGTGCGTCGGGTTGGGATCGTGCTCGGGCCGGCGCCCCCCATCCCCAGCCCTTCCCCCGCAAACAGCCGCGGGGGAAGGGAGCCAGTAGAGTGCGCGGGGCCAGCCGGAGCGCACTCGAATTCTCCTCTCCCCCATGCAGTTTATGGGGGAGAGGCCGGGAGAGGGGGGCGGCCGCGGCGTCCCTGAGGCCTGTCGAAGTTCATCACCCTCGCGGAGACAACGAAGCCGCCGGATTGCTCCCCGGCGGCTTCGTCGTTTCCATGACCGGCGCCTACCGGCCCGGTGCCGGGAAGACGGTGAGGCTCTCGTTGCCGTCGCGGTCCACCGCGGCGACGGCGAAGAACCAGTTGTCGATGACGATGTTCTCCAGCGTGGCCTCGGCCACGTTGCCCACCCAGCGCGAGTGCGTCCAATTGGCATCGGTCGGTAGGCGCCAGTACACGCGATAGCCCGCCAGGTCCGGCGCGTCCACCGCCTTCCAGCGGAGCACCGTGTGCGGCGTCACGGCACCGCGGATGGTCACCGAGTCCGGCGCGGCGGGCGCCCAGGCCAGCGACGCCATGGAGGCGGTGTTCAGCGCCGTGATCCTGGCGTTGTAGACGAAGTCCATCGCCTCCGGCACGTCGCCGTACTCGATGCCGTTCTCCACGCGCAGGTCCTGGTGCTGGCGCGTGTAGTCCTCGTACAGCTCCGTCAGCCGCACGGCGGGGTAGCCGGCCAGGAAGAACGGCGTGTGGTCCCCGCCGCGGCCGAAGCGGTCCAGGCGGTAGATGATCTGCGCGTCGAGGTTGGGCACGTAGCGGTCGGCGATGAGGTCCACGTAGCGCGCCAGCTGGCGGGCGGGGACATCCAGCTCGCCGCCGCTGTACAGGTACTGGCGCAGCACGGCGGCCGGCGCCTCGGGCGGAATGCCGGGCGACAGGATGCGCACGACGGTGTTGTCGGCCGCGCCGTTGATGCCCCGCGAGTTGCCGATGATGTCGTTGTTCAGCACGCCCGCGATGCGCCAGTTGTTCGCCTGCGCGTGGCGGGTGAGGATCTGCGCCCCGTTGAGCCCCTGCTCCTCGCCCGCCAGCGCGGCGTACACGAGGGTGCCGTCGAAGCGGTGCTTGCTCAGCACGCGCGCGGCCTCGATCACCGCCGCCGTACCGGACGCGTCGTCGTTGGCGCCCGGCGCGTCGGAGGTGTCGTTCATCACGTCCGTCACGCGCGAGTCGAAGTGCCCCAGGATCAGCACGTGGCGGTTGGGGTCCGTTTGCCCGCGCTGGATGGCGACCACGTTCACCACGCGCGTGTCGCGGCGAATGCGCCCGTTCGGCGCGCCGGGAATCACCTCGCTGACGTACTGCACGTCCAGGCACCCGCCGCACTCGCGCGAGATGCGCTGGAACTCGGCGAAGATCCACCGGCGCGCCACCCCAATGCCCCGCGTGGCCGAAACCGTGTCCGACGTCGTGTGCCGCGTGCCGAACGCCGCCAGCCGCCGCACGTCGGCCTCCAGGCGCGCGGGCGACACCTGGCGGACGATCTCGTGGATGCGCGGGTTCTCGGCGCCGGGGCCGCTCCCGCCGGCGGAGGCCTGCGCGTTCAGGGCGGGGGCGGACGCAGCCAGCGCCACCGCCGCGAGGGGGACGAATCGGATGCAACGGAGCACGGCAACCTCCAGACAACGGTCAGGCACGGGCGAACGAGGGTCGGCCCGGCGGCGGCGGAATCGGTTGATCGATCGGGAAAATGCAGTATACACGCCACCGTCCTCACGGCAACCGCCCGCGCGTTGGCGCGTACCCGGCCCGCCGATTGCACCTGCGGCGCCCCCTCATTGATTTGGTGAAAACGCGCGGAGGGATACCGGATGCCGTACGGCGGGATGTACGACGTGATCGTGGTGGGCGGGGGGCCGGCGGGGCTGGCGGCGGGGCTGTGGCTGGCGCGCTACCGCCGCAAGGTGCGCGTCTTTGACGCCGAAGAGCCGCGCAACGCCGAGACCTGGGCCGTTCACGGCTACCTGGGCATCGACGACCCGCCACCCGCGGAGCTCCGAAAGGTGGCGCGCCACCAGGCCATCGACGCCGGCGCCGAGTACGAGCCCGCCGTGGTCACCGAGATCACGGGCACACAGGACGACTTCACCGTCACGGTGGAGGACGGCCGCACCTTCGGCGCGCGGCGCATTCTGATCGCGACGGGGCTGCGCGACATCCTCCCCGAGATCCCGAAGTTCCACGACTTCTACGGCACCAGCATCTGGCACTGCCCGGACTGCGACGGCCCGGGGATCGTCGACAAGAAGGTGGGGGTGATCGGCTGGGGCCGCTCCATCGCCGCGTACTGCATGTACATGCTGACATGGACGGAGAACCTGACCATCCTCACGCACGGCCACCCGCCCGACATGGAGGAGCCCGCGAAGGCGGCGCTGGAGCGGTGGAACATCCCCGTGCGGGAGGAGGTGATCGAATGCCTGGAGGGCGAGGCCGGGCAGATCCAGCACGTCGTCTACCACGGAGGAGAGACGGAGGAATTCGACGCGCTCTTCTTTCACATTGCGTCAGGCCCGGGCTCCAGCTTTCCCGCGGACCTGGGGTGCGAGGCGGACCTGGACGGGATCCTGGAGGTAGACAAGGAGCACCAGACCACGGTGCCCGGTGTGTACGCGGCCGGCGACATCATCCCCGGCTCGCGCCTGGCCCTGCGCGCCGCCGCCGAGGGCGCGCGCGCGGCGGTGGGCATCCACAAGTCGCTGATCCCGGACGACCGCAGACTGAAGTAGCTACCGGGTGGCCGTGTCCGCCCGGCGCTCGATGGGGGCGTTCTCCGGCCACATGCGGTGGCGGCCCTTGAGCATGGGGGCAAGGGCGGCCAGCATCCCCGAGACGGTCTGGAAGCGGTCCGCCGGATCGGCGGCAAGGCAGCGCAGGATCAGCTTCTCCAGGTCGCGCGGCACGCCCGGGTTGTGGGCGCGCGGCGGCACGGGAGGCTGGGTGATCTGCGGATAGCGCTGCTCCAGCTCCTTCGTGGTCAGCTCGCGCCCCTCGGTGGGGGGACGCGCCCGCGCCACGGGGCGAACGTCCGCCTCCTCGTCCTCGTCCAGCTCGTCCCAGAACGCCTCGTCGTCCTCGTCTTCGGGCTCCTCGGTGGGCCACTTGCCGGTGACGCACTCGTACAGCAGCGCGCCCAGGCCGTACACGTCGGTCGCGGCGGTCAGCGGCTGCTTCAGCACCTGCTCGGGCGCCATGTACGGGGCCGTCCCCAAACGGTCGGCGGGGCGGCGGATGGGCTCGATCTCGCGCACGACGTCGAAGTCCAGCAGCACCGGCACTCCCTCGCGCAGGTGCACGTTGCCCGGCTTCAGGTCGCGGTACAGGTAGCCGCAGCGGTGCAGGTAGTGGATGGCCGCACCCACGTGCATGATGGCGCGGATGGCGTCGGGCACCTGCAGGCGGCGCTGCGTGAGCCCCTCCAGCACGTCGAACAGCGAGGGCCCGGCCAGGTACTCCAGCAGGATGAACGGGCGCCCCTCCGCCTCGCCGCTGCCGAACAGCCGCACGATGTTGGGGTGCTTCAGCTTGTCCAGCACCTCGGCCTCGCGCCGGAACGACACGGGCGCCACGCCGTTCACGCAGTGCTCGGGGAGCAGGATCTTGCCGGTGAGCGCGCACCAGTGGCGGTTGCTCCACACCTGGTACAGCTCCGTCATGCGGCCGCACGCCACGTGGCCGATCACCGTCAGCTCGCCCACGCGGTCGCCCACGGAGAGCGTGAACTTTTCCCTGGGCCGCGCCGGCTCGTGCTCCCACCTGCGCGCCGCCGCCAGCCCCTGGTAGCGCGCCCGCGCAATCGCCGGAGATGCCATGTCTCTTTCCTGGAACAGGTTGCGGCTCCCGCCGGGATCATCCCCGTCCGGCCGCGCCGTGACGGAAGGTTTCCAACGCAACGGGCGTACCCTGCACATCCGGGAAAGCCGGCGGGACAGGGCCCGGACAGGCTCCATTCCCGCCACAGATGGACACTCCGCTACACCTGTGGCCGCTTTGCAGCGCAGGGTTACGCATCCAATGTGGACGCTATTACCTTCGCCGCATGCCGAAGCCGCGCGTCTATGTCGAAACGACCGTCCCCAGCTTCTACCACGACCCGCGCACCTCGCCAGCCGTCCTCGCGAGGCGCCGCTGGACGCGCCTGTGGTGGGCAGGCGCCGCCGAACGCTACGAGCTCGTCACCAGCGAGTACGTCCTGAATGAGCTTGCGAATGGTACTATGGAACTGGCGCGGCTGCGTGTAGGGGTGCTCGATGAGGTGCCGTGGGTCGAGGCGGACGCGGCTGTGGAAAGAATTGCCCAAATTCATATCCAGCAGAAACTTATGCCCGCGAACCCTCCACACGATGCATGGCATCTGGCACTTGCATCGAAGCACCGGTGTGACTTCATTGTAACCTGGAATTGCAAGCATCTAGCAAATCCGAACAAGGCCGCACACCTGGAGAGGATCAATGGCTGGCTCGGGTTGAACGTGCCCCGGCTGGTAACTCCGCGAGACCTGCTCAGGAGGGGAAGATGAGCGAGCCTTTCGACGCTGCTGACGTCTGGGATGATCAGGTAGACGAGATCATCGAGGAAATCTGGGAGGTCCGCCGCAAGATGTGGCAGCGGTTCGACAACGACCCTCGTAGGATGGCAGCGTACATGAGGGAGCGCCACGCCGAAGGCGTTAGGCAGGGTCACCCGGAAATCAAGTCGTCCTCATCCCCAGAAGAGGACGCCCGGATCATCGCCGCTTGCCAGGCGCTCCTGAAGGAACGAGCGGCACAGGAACAATCCCCCGGGGCGCAGGCACCGCAGCGATCGTTGTAAGCAGAAGACGGGGCGCATCGTCGCTCCACGCGATCTGCCCAGGAGAGGAAGATGAGTGAGCCAATCAATTACGCCAAGGTGTGGGACGACGAGGTAGACGCGATTATCGAAGAGATCTGGGAAGTCCGCCGCAAGATCTGGGAGCGGTTCGACAATGATCCGCTCAAGATGGGCCAGCACTACATGGCACTGGAGCGGCAATCCGGAAAGCGGGTGATCTACGGTCCGCGGTTACCCAGGGCGCGAATATCCACCCGGCGAAAAGGGCTGCGCCGGTCACCGAATACGCGCGTACGTCAGTGATCGCCGTGAGCGGACCATCTCGCGCGTGTCTTCGAACAATCCAAACTGCGAATCCAAACGAGGCGGACGACAGCGGATGCGAATTCCGTTGCCGCCCGCTTCGTCGCGCCGTCAGATGCCGTGCTTGGACCGTGCGTCGCGCATCTGCTGCCGGACGCTCGCGGACAGACCCGACTCCTCAGCCCTCGAAAAGATGCTGTCGAGCACTCGCCGTTCCTCAGCGTCCAACTCCCCGTCGCGCAGGGCAAGGGTGAGCAGCTGATCCAGTTCCTGATGATCGATGGTTCCGTCGTTCGCGAAGATGCGAATGGACGCGGTCGCGATCTCCAGGTGACTGTGCATCCGTTCGTCGGCCTGCGACATGGGCGATCCGTTCTGTGGGCGATGCAGGGCTGTGGCTACGGAAGAGATTACGGAGCCACCCGCGAGGTAGATTCAAACGAACAGCCGCCGAACACCAGGTTTAGCGGCAGTCGAACTCTTCGCGGGAGCCCCGGGACCTATCTCGTGGTGAAGCGCACGGTGCGGTAAACCTGTAGCTGTTGGGCGCGCGCAGCCGGGCTCTTCGATTCACCGGCCAGATAGACCGCGGGATTCGTCCATTGCGCACCGGTGTACAAGGTGCCCTCCAAGTCGTTGTCCCAGAGCTCGGCGACACTGCCCCCGATCGATTCCGAGTAGCGATTTACGCGACCCACGGGAGGCGGTGGCGCTTGACCAGCCGGAACGACCACTGTCCTGGTCACTGTGGCCGACGACCGGTACTGTCCCACTCCCCAACGAATCGAGCCGCCATCCCCCCGAAACGTGTTCGCGCCACTCTGACGCCAAGTGGAGGGAACGCAGAAGGTAAAGCCCTGCGCGGTTATTTGGCGCCAGCTCTGCTGCGGTGAAGAAGCGACCGGCACCTGGCAGGCGACGACTGGAGCGTCAACGCGCGATGATGCGCCGCTCGACGCGCATGCAGTAAGGCCAATCAATAGAAGTGCAGACGGGAAGCGCATAAACATCCTGGTTGACGTTGAAGGTCCAGCTTGTTGCTCAGTGCCTCAGTGAACGGAAGCGTATGCGCTAGCGAGGGATGCGCATCTCATCCGCGGCATCGGTTCGTCAGGGCGGGGGTGCGGCGCCAGGCGGGCGTGGCGGCCGGCTCGAGTTGTCCATGTCCGAGAAGATGAGCCATCGGCCGTCTGGCCCGCGGCGGAGCGTCAGCGTGAACTTCCCCTGGTCACCCGGCGCATCGCCATAGCCGTACGCGCCGATGATGTAGCCCGCCGTGTCCGCAGTCGCGGCCGCGAGCGCCCGCAGGCGGAGCGGCCCCCCTGCCTGGCCGGCGTATGCCGTCTGGATGGCGGCCCGCCCGCGGATGGGCGCACGCCCGCCCTGCAGAACGAAGCCATCCTCCGCGAAGAGCGCGGCCACGCCCGCTGCGTCGCCGCGCCGCCAGGCGGATTCGTAGTCGCGAAGCACCCGATCCAGCTCCGGCGACAGTTCCACCGTGGGGTGCTCGGCAGGGGGCGCCGGCGCGGCCTGCGCGTGCGACTCACCGGCGAGGCCGATCACGAGGAGCGACGTCAGAACGGCTGCGAGGCGCATGGGCATGGTGGGTCAAAGGTGAGCCTCTAAGGAATCAAGGGCCAGGTGCGGAGCCGGCGCGCAAGCGTCCTGCTGCACAATAGCCGAGGCTTGGCGTCGGCGGCAACACTTGGTGCGGCGGCGTGGCCCAGTGTGCGCCAGACCCAGCCAGCGGTTCCAAAGGTGGCTACGCTCCCGGATAGCGACGGTGCTCGGGCGGCTGCCTGCGCGGTACGTCGACCCCGTAGGCGCGCTCACTCCCTGGCCTGATCAGGAGCCAGCTGAGGAGTGTGCCCGGAAACCCGAAGATGAAGGAGATGATTCGCCACCCCGCGCTGCGGCTGTTCTGCGCGCGCATGCCGGCGTAGCTGAAGTTTGCGAGAACCCAAACGCTGGAAACGCCCGTGTCACGCGCAGTTTCCGCAGACGACGATATCGCCTGCGCGAAAGTGACGCTTGGTGACGACAGGAGAACCAGCAGAGCCGGAACGAGGCCGCAGAATCTGGTCTTCAAATGTCCTGCGCCATCTGCTCGACGGTGAGCGGCAACGTGAGAGGTGTCGAAGGAGAGGCAGCGGAACGCGGACGAGTGCGCCTCGAGCTGGGGTGACCAGCCGCGGCCGTGCACGCCGACCCCGTGGATGAAGGGTACGGGCGGACCCTCGCCCACCACTTCGTAGGCGAGCGGGCACGCGCCGTTATCGAGGCTTTGTGCGCTCACTGGAGAAAACCTGGTCCGGCCCGGACGCCTCCTGCGACTTCACGTCACTGGAAGGTCGAAAACAGGTCGTGCGCCGGAAACGATGTGACGCCCGCAAGCGCAGTCCAGAGCGCCGCCTCCAGCGCGGGCTCTGAGTTGGGCGTCAGGGAGCGGGCGTTGAACAGTCCGACCATCGAGAAGTTGTCATGCGAGCGCACGAGCATGGCCGTCGTGCCGGGCAGCGATCCCCCGTGCCACCAGTTCGCGTCGCCCTGGGTTGGGCGGACGAACCATCCCAATCCGTAAAAGCACGCGCCACTGGCACATACCGTGGGGCCGGTGCTGGTCATCTCCGCGACGAGCCCGGGGGGGAGGATGTCCGGACGACTGGCGCGGCCGTCCACGCCGCCCAGGAACCGCAGGAGATCGACGGTCGATGAAACCCAGGCGCCACTTGCATCCGACACTTCGAGGTGAAAGCCGCCATAGTTCATGGGCACCGCGCCTTCGCCCGGGAACACGGATGGCACCAGCGGCGCGGTCATGCCCAGGCCGGGGTCCAGCGGCGAATAGTACTTCACCTCCTCCGGGTGCGCGTCGCCCATGCGCGACCTGCCCTGCCGCGTGCGATTGGCGCCTATGGGCTGCAGCACGCGTGTGCGCACGTACTCCTCGTACCGCATGCCGCTCACGCGCTCGATTACGCGGCCGAGGATGATATACCCAAAGTTCGAGTAGGCGAACTTTTCCCCCGGGTTGAAGTCCAGCGGCATTCCCTTCATGTACCGGATGAGTGTTTCACCGGACGCCGGCGCGGGCGCGTTGACCGCGGCCGCGGCGATCACCGGGCGATCGATGGGATCGAATCCGCCGTTCGGCTTGGTACGATCCCAGCCCCCGGCGTGGTTGAGCAGGTGCCGGATGGTGATCTGCTCCCACCGGGGATCGACGGTCGCCCCCGGCGCGGGGGCGAGGTGCGCGATGAACGGCGCCACGCGGTCGTCGAGCCCGAGCTTGCCTTCTTCCACCAGCTTCATGACAGCGGCGGCGGTGATCGGCTTGGACACGCTCGCGATCCGGAACAGCGCTTGGGGCTGCACCAGCGTCTTGCTCTCGACATCCGCGTACCCGAACCCTCGCGCATAGATCAGCTTGCCGTCGCGCATGACGGCGACTGCGCCACCCGGAATCGCGAACTTCCGCATGAAATCGCTGATCGTCTTATCGTACGACTCCATTCCCGGCACCGCGGCACCGCTGATCGGAATCTCCGCGGGCGTGACCGGAGGAGAGACAGGGGGCGGCTTCTCGTCGCATGCGACGAACGACGCAGCCACCAACAGCCCGGCCAGCAACGCTCTTGCGCGTTTCATGAGTACTTTCCGATTGCGGTTGCGCGTGCGGAGTCCGCCTGATGAATGACGAACCCGGCACGATCGGACACACGCAGGGGTTCTGGTCAAGCAGCTCGCGGCTGCCAGACCCCGCCGAACGACACAAGGGTCATGAGTGCCGCGCCGGCGCGCAAGACTTTCCTTCGCAAACCAAGCAAGGCCCCACACCCGCTGCAGCCGAGTGTCAGGCAGACCGAAGGCGGGAAGAACGCGTGGGCCTGCAGGTTCGTCACGCCGTCCGCCCCCAGCTTTCCGCGCACGGCCAGGATGCCGTTGGGGAGCTGGGGCCGAAGGCCACGTCCAGCCCCCGTCTCGTCCTCCAGCCCCACGAACACGAAGCCCTCGCCCGTGCCCCGCCGCTGATGAACGATCACCACCCCCCAGCCGTGACGCGCTCGCTGTAACCCTGATAGGGGTGCACAAGCATACCCCTGCCAAGGTGGGAGCATTAGTAACCGAATATTACATCCATCTATTCCCGCCACAGGTGGACACTGCGCTACGCCTGTGGCCGCTTTGCAGCGCGGGGTTACGCATCCAATGTGGACGCCGTTACCTTCGCCGCATGCCGAAGCCACGCGTCTACATCGAAACGACGATCCCCAGCTTCTACTACGACCCGCGCCTCGATCCCGAGATCGTGGAGCGGCGTCACTGGACACGCCTGTGGTGGGATCAGGCGGTGGACCGCTACGAACTCGTCACGAGCGAGGTCGTACTGCGTGAACTCGCGGCCGGCACCACCAACATCGCCCTCCTGCGAATCGCGCTCGTGGCGCCTCTCCTGCGCCTGGAATTCGAGCCCGTCGTGGGGGAGGTCGTGGGCGAATACCTGAAGCACAAGCTCATGCCCGCGGTTCCCCCGTACGATGCATGGCACCTGGCCCTTGCCTCATTCCATTGTTGCGATTTCATTGTAACGTGGAACTGCAGGCACTTGGCGAACCCCAATAAGGCGCCTCACGTGGCGCGCATCAACGCGTCGCTGGGATTGTACGTGCCGAGGCTGGCGACGCCGCGGGACCTGCTTGGGAGGAAAGATGAGTGAGCCACCCCTCAGCGCGGCCGATGAGGCCATCGAAGAAATCCGTGAAACCCGCCGCAGGTTGTGGGAGCAGTTCGGGAACGATCCCGCCCGTTTCACGGCTCGCATGCAGGAATTCCATGCCGAATCCGTGAAACAGGGGCACCGGGAGATCAAGCTGCCTGAGGGTGAAGCCGCCCGGATCGCTGCCGCTTGCGAGGCCTTGCGGAGAAAA
The genomic region above belongs to Longimicrobium sp. and contains:
- a CDS encoding type II toxin-antitoxin system VapC family toxin is translated as MPKPRVYVETTVPSFYHDPRTSPAVLARRRWTRLWWAGAAERYELVTSEYVLNELANGTMELARLRVGVLDEVPWVEADAAVERIAQIHIQQKLMPANPPHDAWHLALASKHRCDFIVTWNCKHLANPNKAAHLERINGWLGLNVPRLVTPRDLLRRGR
- a CDS encoding nuclear transport factor 2 family protein: MRLAAVLTSLLVIGLAGESHAQAAPAPPAEHPTVELSPELDRVLRDYESAWRRGDAAGVAALFAEDGFVLQGGRAPIRGRAAIQTAYAGQAGGPLRLRALAAATADTAGYIIGAYGYGDAPGDQGKFTLTLRRGPDGRWLIFSDMDNSSRPPRPPGAAPPP
- a CDS encoding NAD(P)/FAD-dependent oxidoreductase — protein: MPYGGMYDVIVVGGGPAGLAAGLWLARYRRKVRVFDAEEPRNAETWAVHGYLGIDDPPPAELRKVARHQAIDAGAEYEPAVVTEITGTQDDFTVTVEDGRTFGARRILIATGLRDILPEIPKFHDFYGTSIWHCPDCDGPGIVDKKVGVIGWGRSIAAYCMYMLTWTENLTILTHGHPPDMEEPAKAALERWNIPVREEVIECLEGEAGQIQHVVYHGGETEEFDALFFHIASGPGSSFPADLGCEADLDGILEVDKEHQTTVPGVYAAGDIIPGSRLALRAAAEGARAAVGIHKSLIPDDRRLK
- a CDS encoding serine/threonine-protein kinase, yielding MASPAIARARYQGLAAARRWEHEPARPREKFTLSVGDRVGELTVIGHVACGRMTELYQVWSNRHWCALTGKILLPEHCVNGVAPVSFRREAEVLDKLKHPNIVRLFGSGEAEGRPFILLEYLAGPSLFDVLEGLTQRRLQVPDAIRAIMHVGAAIHYLHRCGYLYRDLKPGNVHLREGVPVLLDFDVVREIEPIRRPADRLGTAPYMAPEQVLKQPLTAATDVYGLGALLYECVTGKWPTEEPEDEDDEAFWDELDEDEEADVRPVARARPPTEGRELTTKELEQRYPQITQPPVPPRAHNPGVPRDLEKLILRCLAADPADRFQTVSGMLAALAPMLKGRHRMWPENAPIERRADTATR
- a CDS encoding M28 family peptidase, which encodes MLRCIRFVPLAAVALAASAPALNAQASAGGSGPGAENPRIHEIVRQVSPARLEADVRRLAAFGTRHTTSDTVSATRGIGVARRWIFAEFQRISRECGGCLDVQYVSEVIPGAPNGRIRRDTRVVNVVAIQRGQTDPNRHVLILGHFDSRVTDVMNDTSDAPGANDDASGTAAVIEAARVLSKHRFDGTLVYAALAGEEQGLNGAQILTRHAQANNWRIAGVLNNDIIGNSRGINGAADNTVVRILSPGIPPEAPAAVLRQYLYSGGELDVPARQLARYVDLIADRYVPNLDAQIIYRLDRFGRGGDHTPFFLAGYPAVRLTELYEDYTRQHQDLRVENGIEYGDVPEAMDFVYNARITALNTASMASLAWAPAAPDSVTIRGAVTPHTVLRWKAVDAPDLAGYRVYWRLPTDANWTHSRWVGNVAEATLENIVIDNWFFAVAAVDRDGNESLTVFPAPGR
- a CDS encoding serine hydrolase domain-containing protein; translated protein: MKRARALLAGLLVAASFVACDEKPPPVSPPVTPAEIPISGAAVPGMESYDKTISDFMRKFAIPGGAVAVMRDGKLIYARGFGYADVESKTLVQPQALFRIASVSKPITAAAVMKLVEEGKLGLDDRVAPFIAHLAPAPGATVDPRWEQITIRHLLNHAGGWDRTKPNGGFDPIDRPVIAAAAVNAPAPASGETLIRYMKGMPLDFNPGEKFAYSNFGYIILGRVIERVSGMRYEEYVRTRVLQPIGANRTRQGRSRMGDAHPEEVKYYSPLDPGLGMTAPLVPSVFPGEGAVPMNYGGFHLEVSDASGAWVSSTVDLLRFLGGVDGRASRPDILPPGLVAEMTSTGPTVCASGACFYGLGWFVRPTQGDANWWHGGSLPGTTAMLVRSHDNFSMVGLFNARSLTPNSEPALEAALWTALAGVTSFPAHDLFSTFQ
- a CDS encoding peptide MFS transporter, which produces MSKRLSPQYGGGGTLADDPMRGHASQDTRFFGHPLGLSTLFFTEMWERFSYYGLRPLLVLFMTAAVTSGGFGFDRGEASAIVGIYGSLVYLASLPGGWVADRLLGLRRAIFVGAALITAGHFSIGLSYFGGEGTLGKSMFFLGLLLIVCGTGLLKPNISAIVGDLYPEGGSRRDAGFSIFYMGINLGAFAGQLITGALGEKVGWHAGFTAAGVGMLFGLLWYSLRAQKTLGDIGNEPTRHPDPVVQARQERTVKGVISAIGIAIAIVFILGATKMIHLDAQAIGGYMTYVLVGTAAVYFGYIFIFGELTRDEVKRVAVIMVLFIFAAIFWSAFEQAPTSLNLFAADFTDRNIGGWEMPATWFQAINSFFVIALAPVFAALWLTLGRRNRDFSSPGKFSLGLFFAGVGFLLMIFAANKVVAGGGQVMVSPWWLVGSYFFQTVGELCLSPVGLSSMTKLSPRKFVGQMMGIWFLASSVGTLIGGLVGGHVDPEKLEQMPRLFTVTTASLFIAAAVLALLSIPIRRMMREEGGAAGAH
- a CDS encoding type II toxin-antitoxin system VapC family toxin, which produces MPKPRVYIETTIPSFYYDPRLDPEIVERRHWTRLWWDQAVDRYELVTSEVVLRELAAGTTNIALLRIALVAPLLRLEFEPVVGEVVGEYLKHKLMPAVPPYDAWHLALASFHCCDFIVTWNCRHLANPNKAPHVARINASLGLYVPRLATPRDLLGRKDE